A genomic region of Thunnus albacares chromosome 2, fThuAlb1.1, whole genome shotgun sequence contains the following coding sequences:
- the LOC122969920 gene encoding G-protein coupled receptor 183-like — MLLNATVPLSVDFSTPGDFLIFIFHILFATSAVLVAGSVIIGISFTRSLRVQNRFIFMLNTSISDTLTGFSVYYLGLFDVQEGYPSRNGTYYILPSFLGVNVLTFLFAQFDRYFAVCHPFFYNRYITRSFVIGICAFCWIYTYSILTVQNMVPISKAAQINAFGVMTLQIIVLVKVLMTIKLYIIAKSHLVREAPSAERDNKKESLRIIVFVVICFLALWCPSFVNIIVRQLTRKGLRFRNEATNLFAIMARLNALVTPALYIWGSPALRQAVWRTVWRWVCPRRTVR; from the coding sequence ATGCTCCTCAACGCCACCGTCCCTCTGTCGGTGGATTTCAGCACTCCGGGGGACtttctcatcttcatcttccaTATTCTGTTCGCCACAAGCGCCGTGCTCGTCGCCGGCTCGGTGATCATCGGGATATCCTTCACCCGGTCTCTGCGAGTCCAGAACCGTTTCATATTCATGCTGAACACGAGCATCAGTGACACTCTGACCGGCTTTTCGGTCTATTACCTCGGCCTCTTTGACGTCCAAGAGGGCTATCCCTCAAGGAACGGGACATACTACATTTTACCCTCATTTCTAGGTGTCAATGTGTTAACCTTTCTCTTCGCTCAGTTTGATCGCTACTTCGCTGTGTGCCATCCATTCTTTTATAACCGTTACATCACAAGGTCTTTTGTCATTGGGATTTGCGCGTTTTGCTGGATTTACACATATTCTATCCTCACCGTGCAAAATATGGTTCCTATTTCAAAGGCGGCTCAAATAAACGCTTTTGGTGTAATGACTCTGCAGATTATAGTTCTCGTTAAAGTGTTGATGACGATTAAACTTTACATCATAGCCAAGAGCCACCTGGTGAGAGAGGCGCccagtgcagagagagacaacaaAAAGGAGTCGCTGCGCattattgtgtttgtggttaTATGCTTCTTGGCTCTGTGGTGTCCATCCTTTGTCAACATTATTGTCAGACAGTTGACTAGAAAGGGTCTGAGGTTTAGAAATGAAGCCACTAACCTGTTCGCCATCATGGCACGCCTGAACGCACTGGTCACCCCGGCTCTGTACATCTGGGGCAGCCCGGCGCTGCGCCAGGCCGTGTGGAGAACAGTGTGGCGGTGGGTCTGTCCCAGACGGACGGTGAGGTAA
- the LOC122970942 gene encoding hypermethylated in cancer 2 protein-like, whose protein sequence is MELPNHAKQLLLQLNQQRAKGFLCDVIIVVENALFRAHKNILAASSIYFKSLVLHDNLINLDTEMVNPSVFRQVLDFIYTGKLLSSSEQSSEQNFSALLTAASYLQLHDLAALCRKKLKRSGGKPLPGKPSTPGPLSRLRLNNQRLSSSTPAGPNNHYPPTPSEADQPQPDEGLRDKLSDDEMFVGSSGKNGNGGNGSSNGNLSSGGSAGEPDLGLDLSKKSPPSAGTATDALSPHSNSQESPQSASVSTTNSASLDDSSTTLPGADTCGSDPMELNSSSKVEENHPDGPPPQKKSRQGARKNEWPKREASGLKSEDHDRPLVNGVIVGPKDGRSSGGVGGGSGSSFASDQSFQCKEEEEGGENGQDHSEESGQSDGESTGGGGGGGGGTGGGHQSANYVYRQEGFEPAFGDNLYVCIPCGKGFPSSEQLNAHVETHTEDELYIKEEGGTFVKEEDEEEAEDLSAPVGPSNFGSETRPFKCTVCSKSYKDPATLRQHEKSHWLTRPFPCNICGKMFTQRGTMTRHMRSHLGLKPFACEECGMRFTRQYRLTEHMRVHSGEKPYECQLCGGKFTQQRNLISHLRMHTSPS, encoded by the coding sequence ATGGAACTGCCAAATCATGCCAAACAACTGCTGCTGCAACTCAACCAGCAGAGAGCCAAGGGCTTCCTGTGTGATGTTATCATCGTGGTGGAGAATGCGCTCTTCCGTGCCCACAAGAATATCCTGGCGGCAAGCAGCATCTACTTCAAATCTTTGGTCCTCCACGATAACCTCATTAACCTCGACACAGAGATGGTTAACCCCTCTGTATTTAGACAAGTTCTGGACTTCATCTACACTGGGAAGCTCCTGTCCTCATCGGAACAGAGCAGTGAGCAGAACTTCAGTGCCCTCTTAACCGCAGCCAGCTACCTCCAGCTCCATGACCTCGCTGCTCTGTGCAGAAAGAAGCTCAAGCGCAGTGGTGGGAAACCCCTGCCAGGTAAACCCTCCACTCCAGGTCCCCTTAGCCGCTTACGCCTCAACAACCAGCGCCTTTCCTCTTCTACGCCTGCTGGCCCCAACAACCACTATCCTCCCACCCCTTCCGAAGCCGACCAGCCACAGCCAGATGAAGGCCTTCGGGACAAGCTCTCAGATGACGAGATGTTTGTTGGCAGCTCTGGGAAGAATGGGAATGGGGGGAATGGCAGCAGTAATGGTAACCTCAGCAGTGGAGGAAGTGCAGGTGAGCCAGATCTTGGGCTAGACCTGTCCAAGAAGAGCCCTCCCTCTGCAGGCACAGCCACTGATGCCCTCAGCCCACACAGCAACTCCCAAGAATCTCCTCAATCTGCCTCAGTATCCACAACCAACAGTGCCTCACTGGATGACTCCTCTACCACCCTACCAGGAGCAGACACCTGTGGCTCAGACCCCATGGAGCTCAACTCCTCCTCTAAAGTGGAGGAAAACCATCCTGATGGACCCCCACCCCAGAAGAAATCCCGGCAGGGCGCTCGCAAGAATGAGTGGCCTAAAAGAGAGGCATCAGGGTTGAAGTCTGAAGACCATGACAGGCCCCTGGTTAATGGGGTGATAGTGGGTCCCAAAGATGGCCGCTCTTCTGGTGGGGTTGGAGGGGGCAGTGGTAGCAGCTTCGCCTCTGACCAGTCCTTCCAGTgtaaagaagaggaggagggaggagagaatgGCCAGGACCACAGTGAAGAGAGCGGTCAAAGTGACGGAGAGAGCacaggaggcggaggaggaggaggaggaggaacaggaggGGGACACCAAAGCGCCAACTATGTGTACCGCCAGGAAGGTTTTGAACCAGCATTTGGAGACAACCTCTATGTGTGCATTCCCTGTGGTAAGGGCTTCCCCAGTTCTGAGCAGCTCAATGCTCACGTGGAGACACACACTGAGGATGAGCTCTACATCAAAGAAGAGGGAGGAACCTTTgtgaaagaggaagatgaggaggaggcagaggaccTCTCTGCCCCTGTAGGTCCCTCCAACTTTGGCTCTGAAACGCGTCCGTTCAAGTGTACAGTCTGCAGTAAGAGCTACAAAGACCCGGCAACGCTGAGACAACATGAAAAGAGCCACTGGCTGACCAGGCCCTTCCCCTGCAACATCTGTGGCAAAATGTTCACCCAGAGGGGCACCATGACACGCCACATGCGCAGCCACCTTGGCCTCAAGCCCTTTGCATGTGAGGAGTGTGGCATGCGTTTCACACGCCAGTACCGTCTGACAGAGCACATGCGTGTCCACTCTGGGGAGAAGCCGTATGAATGCCAACTATGTGGGGGGAAGTTCACCCAGCAGCGCAACCTCATCAGTCACCTGAGAATGCACACCTCACCCTCTTAG